The window TGCAAAAATTGGTGGCAAAATGACGTGGAAGGAGCGTTGTAGCGAATAGAACCGTAATTATTAGAGAAGTGTTCGAACACCAGAAAATACAAAatgataaagaatgtagcaaccagtcacgggaacataatttatttatcttgttgcaaatggaTTTCGACTTACATCAGTCTTCATCGGTGCTAAAAGAAATACAAGAGACAGGGCATAAACAACAACTGCTTTAACAAACGAAAAAATTGACGATATATCATTGTTACATTAATACATCACTTAAAGTTCGCTGAAATTAACAATCAGAGTCACAATtaccatttttctaaccgatacatgccatgaGTAccgtccttggcagatttctatcatgaagtgACACATCAGCAGAACACTGAAAACGCTGTAATGCTATCGCTCAGGCAGAATTGCAACGCGTGCATGACAGTGGTAAATCGAGCACAACACGGCAGTAATATTATCGGCGGCCATTTCCAGCATCTTCTGCGATTTCCACGCCAGTAAATATATTCCGGGTCAATTTTATTTTGCGCACCCTGAATCTCCCGATGTTACATGCAAAGACGATAAAAAGTTGTTAATCTTATCCAGTCTTCACATACATAATGGCCTGAATTAAATTACATAAATGAACACATGAAGTAGCCTAACATTTTCTATTTTGTGAAGGATTGAAGTACTGCCAAATGGGGCAACCACTGACAACtgaattactgaaatttttttttcttactgtTTACTGTAGACTTTTTCACATTGGCAACCGGtttccttcaaaaactgaacatccTTAGATCCGCTAAcattaaacaaaaatattgtaagTAATGTACTATACACATATGACAAAGTGAAAGAGTGTATGTGGAGCCAAAGTAGACGAAGAGCAAACAGTCATTTGTGGATGCCGTGTAAAGCGTCTACGACTACTAACATATACAGAATGAAAAGAGCAGAATTTATAGAGGAGTGGAGGGGTACTTATCATGAACTTAAGTGCGCGATGTTTTTCTTGGCCGAGAATGAAGTAGAGTACGTGTTTATAATGACATGTCATAGAGATAAATCTCCACATAGACGATGAGATAGGCTTTACAGTGCAGCTAAGATGTTTACTTTGGTTGCTGATGAGACCAGAGGAATTAAAACCGCGAGCAGACTGTTTCCACCAGCAAAATTTtccttaaaaattgtagaggagttCATGAAAAACGTATGTGAAGTTGTTTGGTACTAAAACGATGTCGTTAATGAGTGAAAAAGTGCTACATTAGACTATAACGAAATATTTCATTTATCCAGAGATCAGTGACTTTGATCGGGGATGGGACAGGAACTATCACTCGAAGCGAAATAGTcttagtaaacacgggctctaaaattcataccttaagagctaagaggaCTAATTCCTTTTCGATGCTGTGAAATGAATCTATACTATTGTACACTGTttaatttccatattttgagaggaggtaatatggaacaaaacaaggaaaaaaggtcaGTAAGCCTGTGGTCCAAAGTGggaaccttaagaactatgagcatttaTTTAGTGGAAGATGCTTTTGCCACagtgacgaagatgaacaagtgttcataactcttaaggtatgctttcCAACCAATGTTTACCGGATATTTGTTCCTTCTTTTAGTCTGTACTACACATACtctaaatgtggaaagcaaagagcttgcagaagaagatatttgtttcacagtatttaaGATGAAGAAGAGCTCATAGCTCTTTAGATTTACATGCCATGTTCACTAGACTTATTTTGTTTCGAATTATCATTTATCTTATACGTCCTATGGGCCAAGACTATTGAATAATCAATGTTGAATTTTGCTATGGGACACGACTTTTGGATCACCTTATGTATTCTGGACTTGTTGAGTGTATGCTTTCATGGAGATGTTTCGTCCTCTATGCAGGTCCTGGCAGCGGTATTGGCAGTCGCTTGTGCACTCCCTCGCCGACCAAATGGTCGTCCGGGAAATGCTGGTATCAACTCTGGGGTCCCTGTGAATGGAGGACTTAGTCAGGCCTTGCCGGGGTCTGGTTTCGGACAGGGTTACCCAAGCTTCGGCGCTGGATTCCCGAGCAGTGGCTTCGGTCAGCAGTACCCTAGCAGCAACGGCTTCGGTCAGCGGTATCCTGGTAACAACGGCTTCTTTCAGCCATCCCCCGGCAACAATGGCTTTGGTCAGCAGCTGCCCGGCAACGGAGGCTTTGGCGGTCGGTTCCCAGGAAACGGCTTCCAAGACATTGGCTTCAACAGACCTCTCCGTAACTCCGGTGAACGAGACGACTCTAACAGTAGCGAGTCAAGAGAAAGGGATTGAAATGCCTGTATGACACCTTGAATTTTCCTGCGATGCATTAAAGAGCTACAATCTGCAATCTTTTATGTTCACTGATATGACACTTGGTAAATATCAACATCTTCCAACCGAGTTAAATTCCCTGTCTACAATGGTCAATTTTATATTTCTTCGTAGACACAGATTGTTTTTAAAACTTGCCTTACtgaaacaaaattctatttttaAGACAACATTATACAAACACTATTATCAACAGATACGTCCGTTTACTTGAAGCGATATTTATGGTATTATAGTATTAACcacctagagagagagagatagagagagagagggagagagagagagagaaagagagagagagaaagagagagagagatgacacaATAGTTGAGGTGCTGAAGTCTAAATGAGCAAGAACAGACTGAGCATCCCTGTCCTTCATACATGGTTGCTCTTCGTTTCAACAAAATGATTCCTACTGCTTCCTGTTCAATGAATCAGAAAGCGATACGATGAAAAATGTTGTCCTATGAATCGAATATATCTCGAGCAGCCTGCTGAAAAGTGACGTTGCTATATAGCACcaatccagaaaaaaatgtgtgaagGGTATGAGGGAGGATAATAGCATATTGAAAGTAATCTTAAAAACAGATAAAAGTACCCTGAGCTACTGTTTTGGAAACTTACAGTAAAGAACAGACCAGAAAATAATCGGCGTATTTGGTGTAAGGaagagccgggcggagtggccgagcggttctaagcgctacagtctggaaccgcgagaccgctacggtcgcaggttcgaatcctgcttcgggcatggatgtgtgtgatgtccttagattagatttATTCCATCTTCTAGAATCTTTGTTGGCAAAGATGTAATTTATCAGGCACATTGTTTTCCACACAAGTACTTGGATACGATTAACGTCCGAGTCCTCTAACGTATTGTAAAGCTGTAGTCCAAAGACCTGAAACTTATCAGTTCAGCAGGTAACCACCACTGAACAAGAAATAACCACAGTACCAATGTACAAACGAAGAACAATCTAGAGAATGATCTGTACTTTTACATAAGCTTATTTCACAGCTCACGTAAGCCGTTTCGCTATGTACgcttttttcattattatt is drawn from Schistocerca gregaria isolate iqSchGreg1 chromosome 3, iqSchGreg1.2, whole genome shotgun sequence and contains these coding sequences:
- the LOC126354197 gene encoding ATP-dependent RNA helicase glh-2-like isoform X3 gives rise to the protein MRTLLVLAAVLAVACALPRRPNGRPGNAGINSGVPVNGGLSQALPGSGFGQGYPSFGAGFPSSGFGQQYPSSNGFGQRYPGNNGFFQPSPGNNGFGQQLPGNGGFGGRFPGNGFQDIGFNRPLRNSGERDDSNSSESRERD